Proteins from a genomic interval of Oncorhynchus kisutch isolate 150728-3 linkage group LG28, Okis_V2, whole genome shotgun sequence:
- the LOC116358084 gene encoding uncharacterized protein LOC116358084 isoform X2, translating into MWPTGKVHRRPRPSGRVTRLMERNYDGVISSSNSDDISIYSFTDCESEIIVAKPNILLPASVSALKKASRLMELVPTVRPCREQLDKKTQWTNTNEESLRRIKKKLASIELDLEEGLNKVNDGQDINQERQKNEGCFRAWIEKWMGKRKEERLRDEDVNREDKGRMGEEVRALIQVMKRNCSESDLEAVNLDSWLNDLERLKVAFKKCTGEMAEMSPGKVSGPVSGLSPLVTSAPRTLAEALQALPSAVARPSQKDVPKPPTPPSPVSVIVASPAVEYLPYHRSPRLAPITNLSENGRKLLQKMSGVTPQVSPVAAAQTEMFEEIMANYYYNTHTHTHTHTHILLILVSLLYFEICTILKKIKKTQ; encoded by the exons ATGTGGCCAACCGGTAAGGTGCACAGAAGACCAAGGCCT TCTGGAAGGGTGACTCGGCTGATGGAGAGAAATTATGATGGGGTGATCTCATCCTCCAACTCTGATGACATCTCTATCTACTccttcactgactgtgaatctgAG ATTATTGTGGCCAAGCCCAACATCCTTCTCCCTGCCTCTGTGAGTGCCCTGAAGAAGGCATCACGCCTGATGGAGTTGGTCCCTACTGTCCGgccctgcagggagcagctggacaAGAAGACACAGTGGACCAACACCAACGAGGAGAGCCTGAGGAGGATTAAAAAAAAACTGGCCTCCATAGAGCTCGACCTGGAGGAAGGCCTGAACAAGGTCAACGACGGTCAGGACATCAACCAAGAGAGGCAGAAGAATGAGGGATGCTTCAGAGCCTGGATTGAGAAGTGGAtggggaagaggaaggaggaaaGACTGAGGGATGAAGATGTGAATAGGGAAGATAAAGGGAGGATGGGCGAGGAAGTGAGGGCACTGATCCAAGTGATGAAGAGAAACTGCAGTGAAAGTGATCTTGAGGCAGTAAACCTGGACAGTTGGCTGAATGACTTGGAAAGGTTGAAAGTGGCCTTCAAGAAATGCACTGGAGAGATGGCCGAAATG AGCCCAGGGAAAGTCTCTGGTCCTGTGTctggcctctctcctcttgtgACCTCAGCACCCCGGACCCTGGCTGAAGCCCTACAAGCCCTGCCCTCTGCTGTGGCCCGTCCCTCCCAAAAGGATGTCCCAAAGCCTCCGACACCTCCAAGCCCTGTCTCTGTCATTGTTGCTTCGCCTGCTGTGGAGTACTTACCATACCACCGCAGCCCTCGCCTGGCCCCAATCACCAACCTGAGTGAGAACGGCAGGAAGCTGCTCCAGAAAATGTCAGGAGTGACGCCACAG GTTTCTCCAGTGGCTGCTGCCCAAACTGAGATGTTCGAAGAAATAATGgccaactactactacaacacacacacacacacacacacacacacacacatactattgatATTGGTCTCATTGTTATATTTTGAGATATGCACcattcttaaaaaaataaaaaagacccAATAA
- the LOC116358084 gene encoding uncharacterized protein LOC116358084 isoform X1: MWPTGKVHRRPRPSGRVTRLMERNYDGVISSSNSDDISIYSFTDCESEIIVAKPNILLPASVSALKKASRLMELVPTVRPCREQLDKKTQWTNTNEESLRRIKKKLASIELDLEEGLNKVNDGQDINQERQKNEGCFRAWIEKWMGKRKEERLRDEDVNREDKGRMGEEVRALIQVMKRNCSESDLEAVNLDSWLNDLERLKVAFKKCTGEMAEMSPGKVSGPVSGLSPLVTSAPRTLAEALQALPSAVARPSQKDVPKPPTPPSPVSVIVASPAVEYLPYHRSPRLAPITNLSENGRKLLQKMSGVTPQERKVKRKKTKGKKQVKKEKASKMQQVENVGETKEDKKDEKKSLRKRFLQWLLPKLRCSKK, from the exons ATGTGGCCAACCGGTAAGGTGCACAGAAGACCAAGGCCT TCTGGAAGGGTGACTCGGCTGATGGAGAGAAATTATGATGGGGTGATCTCATCCTCCAACTCTGATGACATCTCTATCTACTccttcactgactgtgaatctgAG ATTATTGTGGCCAAGCCCAACATCCTTCTCCCTGCCTCTGTGAGTGCCCTGAAGAAGGCATCACGCCTGATGGAGTTGGTCCCTACTGTCCGgccctgcagggagcagctggacaAGAAGACACAGTGGACCAACACCAACGAGGAGAGCCTGAGGAGGATTAAAAAAAAACTGGCCTCCATAGAGCTCGACCTGGAGGAAGGCCTGAACAAGGTCAACGACGGTCAGGACATCAACCAAGAGAGGCAGAAGAATGAGGGATGCTTCAGAGCCTGGATTGAGAAGTGGAtggggaagaggaaggaggaaaGACTGAGGGATGAAGATGTGAATAGGGAAGATAAAGGGAGGATGGGCGAGGAAGTGAGGGCACTGATCCAAGTGATGAAGAGAAACTGCAGTGAAAGTGATCTTGAGGCAGTAAACCTGGACAGTTGGCTGAATGACTTGGAAAGGTTGAAAGTGGCCTTCAAGAAATGCACTGGAGAGATGGCCGAAATG AGCCCAGGGAAAGTCTCTGGTCCTGTGTctggcctctctcctcttgtgACCTCAGCACCCCGGACCCTGGCTGAAGCCCTACAAGCCCTGCCCTCTGCTGTGGCCCGTCCCTCCCAAAAGGATGTCCCAAAGCCTCCGACACCTCCAAGCCCTGTCTCTGTCATTGTTGCTTCGCCTGCTGTGGAGTACTTACCATACCACCGCAGCCCTCGCCTGGCCCCAATCACCAACCTGAGTGAGAACGGCAGGAAGCTGCTCCAGAAAATGTCAGGAGTGACGCCACAG GAAAGGAAGGTCAAAAGGAAAAAGACCAAGGGAAAAAAGCAAGTGAAGAAAGAGAAGGCCAGTAAGATGCAGCAGGTGGAAAATGTTGGAGAAACTAAGGAGGACAAGAAAGATGAAAAGAAGAGTCTGAGGAAGAG GTTTCTCCAGTGGCTGCTGCCCAAACTGAGATGTTCGAAGAAATAA